ACTTTTAAGGAGCGAAAGGTGTCAAAAATATGATTATAAGCAAGAGAACAGCGAGAGACTAAGATGATtgcatagatagatagattgcaTCTATAACTCAGTCACGGTTGTTCTATTCCCTCTGCCTATGACTCTTAAGCTGTTGTAACTCGGGAATTTACCCACTGAGGTATTAATAAAGTCTTGTTTATTACTGTATTCTAGcattatctgtttattttgtaaatatctgATAAAAGTAATATTTGTGGTTGTTCATTTCCATACCATTTATCATAGATAATTACTATATCAATCATTAAAATCACTAGTATACGGCataggattagggccacatgtgatttttttttttttagttctgattttaaagtcagaattctgagaaaaaagtcagaattctgagattaaagtcagacttctgagaaaaaagtcagaattctgagattaaagtcagaactaaaaaaaaaattcacatgtggccctaatcctcttccgtaccaGTAAACCTGTGTCTACCATATTGGTTTATGTCTGTAGATCATTATCCATATTAAACCGCAGTTATTACGTTAAAGTTTGAGTTTGAAGCGCTCTTTCATTTATTCTGTGCAGGCTTAAAATTATTCTCTTTCTCCAATCAGGTCAGGCTTCCTGTAATCAgacctctgctgctcctgccaCTATTCCTGCTACAACAGACGCACAGACTTCAGGTAAATCTCACAAAAGCCGACAGCAGACAAACCACAACTGTTCTTTTAAtacaagagacaaaaaaaactaaatctgtCAAGGAACAAGAATATAAATGTGGtaatatgaaaacaaatcaataaaagtTAGTATAAAAATTGGAAATATAAAGAGAATGAAGTTAGCCTTCAGGGCTTCCTTTCAGAAGAGCTTTAAGAAGTCAGGTGGCATCGAATGACAAAGTCATCTCAGCCACCGACAAACATCAAGTGTTCCTGTTGAATGTGTTGAATACTTTTAACACCACTAGACAATGGCTTCACATTTCTGTCTTAAAAGAAGTCTGACAGACCATCAATCACCTACCTGTACTGACGGTGAGGAGAGCCATTCCTGAAGCtattttaaagtaaatgttgaGTACTCatgtataaaaacacactgtgaagTTCAGCTGCAGCTAATGTGAAGCTGTCCCTTAAGACCAGTTTACTAATTTAGGAGAGTACAACTCTGCCTGGGAACAGTTGTGTGAGAGTCTCTGTGCAGAGTCaacaaatgtatgaaataaagTCTGCATTACTAACAGCTGGTGTTTACCAGGCGTAGTCGAAATGGTTGGTTGAATTATGACTGCATTTTTTTAGGTTCAGTACGTCTCAGTCTCTCTCAttgattttgaatttttttcttttctttttttttgtaattactgTTTAACTATCTCCACaactattttgttttgttccttctCATGGCAGTGTACTACTTTGTTGACATCACTGTGGATgtcaaaggagaggagagggatgaAACCGAAATCAAGGCCTGGGTGTGTAGAGACACTTAGACTAGTTTCTCAATTGAATACAAGATTTTAACATGTATATCGTATGACTGCATATAATGAGACTCATGTTCTTTTTCTCAGCTTGTCCAGGTTTTCCAAAACAACCTGGAGAGCTGCGTGTCCCCGAACAATGAATCAACAACTGCCCCACCTACTTCCACACATACAAATGAGACGACACTCATGACGACAGCAACAACAATACAAAGCTTTAACACAACTACAGCTACAACAGTTTTGACAAGCAATGACACAACTACAGCTACAATAGTTTTAACAAGCAACAACACAACTCCAGCCTCAACATCAAATACgtttaacagcaacaacacaactCCAGCCTCAACATCAACAACGCTTACAAGCAACAACACAACTCCAGTCTCAACATTAACAACgttaaaaagcaacaacacatcTCCAGTCTCAACATTAACAACgttaaaaagcaacaacacatcTCCAGTCTCAACATTAACAACgttaaaaagcaacaacacaactCCAGTCTCAACATCAACAACttttaacagcaacaacacaactCCAGCCTCAACACTAACAACgttaaaaagcaacaacacaactCCAGTCTCAACATCAACAACgtttaacagcaacaacacaactCCAGCCTCAACACTAACAACgttaaaaagcaacaacacaaatcCAGTTGCAATATCAACAACGTTACAAACCGTCAGCACAACTgcagctgcaacaacaacaactttacaGCCCAGCTCGACAACCTCTTTACTTGACCCCAGTGTGACCACACAGGCGCCTGGCGGCGGAGGAAACGTCAAACCAACGAAGAAGCCAAATCCCAGTGGAAACAAGCAACGCATAGCTCGTGAGATTCACGGCAATGTGACAGAAGCCAGGTATCACTGCAATGATTTCTCAtaaattatttataaataaatgacaagGCAAAGGTCCAAACACTGTCACAGTGTAGACTAATCATTGTagaatgttttgttgttaatgttaagAATCATTTAGTGCAAAGACaaaattcaaaatcaaaattgCCTTTGTTTTAAGTGACAGCTTCCTACAAGTCACTACACTACAACTACACCCAAGCCAAAAAGGGCAGGCGCGAAGTCGAAAATtagcaaaacatgacacaaagGGGGTGCTGAAGGGCTCCAGTATCCTAATTAGGAAGTCTGATGAAGAGCATTTCAAAAGATCTTCTTGAGCCACACAATGCTTGTTGACTTCTGTCATGAAACCACTGAATTTTATATCTGTTTCATGCTAAATGTAGAGATGAGTCATTGGGCCCTATCTTAatgatctgaaacgcaagtatcaaacgcaaagcgcaagtagctttgtgggcggatctcaggcgctgttgcgattatgccggcgggataaatgactcttgcgcccagtgcaaatctaaaatgggttggtctgaagtagctacattattcataggtgtggtttgggcgtaacgtgcaataaaccaatcagagcgtcatctcacactCCCTTTAAAATCAGGCGCGCTTGTGCCATGgcgcattgctattataatggcgaatttgccaggcgcacgccaggagcggttcacagccgaggataccgacgttctcgtcagggcagtaaaagaccgagaagtggccttgtatggggataagagaaatccatccaaattatctttggttaaacgggcgtgggaggaaattgccacaattatttctacggctggcatccccaggacatcgcacctggcctcgggagcagtgcgcacggccgagcagtgcgcaacggccagctcatgagggagcagcgcaaacaccaaggtgcagaggatccagacccactacacgccgtggcagcattgtcagaccggaccgcactgtccgggatgcggcaaggtattaatgcccgtcttgaccgggtggcgatgttgctgtgGCCTCtgaggcgcatcgcctcaagtctccaaacgcaccacctgctcctgttgtgcaccttcctcctcctcccccaactccatctccgtccacccgctccactagaccctcacggctacggtgggcgcgtcgcatatcagagggaaaaagaatgaGTTCTTCTgtaccagtgaacgtttgcgccggaacacgcctcctcttttctctgaaccgccccgggagcgcaaagtcattccctaatttaaggacgtgcgtctgcggagggaaaattccagtgtgcgccgaatgcaaaataggaattacaaaagcgccagtgtacaaagtcaattgcgctgagtgcaagatagagcccataAAGTCAATCAACTGAGTCAGTGTTAGTAAAAGTAAATGTCCTCCAATACTTTATTACCCaagtaaaaaggaaaattacCATCTGAGAACCTACTCCagtaaagtttttttaaaagtaccTCGATGATAAATTACTCAACATACAACTGCAATTATGAGAGAAACATAAATGTTGAATTTGGCCTTACATTAAGTTAACTGCTTTGTGAGGTCAAACCACTAGCTACAAGATACGCCAATGTCAATAGCACATCAAGCtgtacatgaaaaaaataaaatagctaAAGTTTGCTAGCTACACTAGTTGTCGCAAAGATACAAATGGCAAATGTAGCGAGGTAAAAAGCATATTATCTGTTTAAAATATACTTATATATCGGTTTAAAAGTAGTtgctccttaaaaaaaaaaaaagtgaacctACTTGTAACATGTTACCTTCCCGACCTTGGCTACTGTATATCTGGCTTAATCTAGCTAACATCAGCATTGTAAGCTAACGTCACCAGTCGTAAGAGACGTTACCAGACGTTGTTTTATTAAATAGGATTGGAAAAGATATATAACCTTTATTTAAGGTTGTTGCTCAGtaatgttgttttacttttcattacAGTGGGAACAGTAATGGCATCACAACCGGCCTGTATCAAGTAAGCTAACATGGAGGTGTATCTGTGAGCTACAGTATGTGAACGGAAGGatcatttgaattgaattgttttGTGTTCTAACAGGATATGGAAGTGAACTGCGCCATGAAGACTGCAATAAGGTGAACTAAcataaaccatttttttttaaatgagtgaaacataaaatgtgtttgttgttaaCACTTACCTTAAACTTCAGAAACACCAACTGTACTGTGATGCTGAAGCTGAGGCAGAGTGTGCCGCCATGTTGTATCCTCCGTACGCTCTGTGCAGCCAGTGTTACTTCCTCCGACATCAGGGTGGTGGGAAGAAAAGCTGACAGAACCAGTGAGTGATTCGTACTCCTGAAACATATGATcaacctacctacctacctattAAGTTATGAAAGTGCAGCCTCATCAACACCTTCTGTTAACAGGCCAACTAAAAACTGTGTGCAACAGCAATCCACAAGAGGAGAAGACTTGCTCTTATAAGGGTCCAACCGGTGGATCATGGTAAGATGTAAACCCCACAACTTACTTACTTTACTAAATATTTAGcctttttaaataatgtatttttttcatttatgtagCATTTTATGAGGTTGTTGGGGCGCTATGCACCATTTTGTAATCAAATGTTGCTGTATTTTGACAGTGAAGTGTCTGGATCTGCTTATGTTGTTCAGCAAAGCAACTCAACACATTGTGGTGCAGGTGAGCGCTGAAAACTTCCTTAAGCATCTTCCAACCAAcagattaaaaaggaaataGTCCACCCCTTAattttaataacaaaataataaatgattttaacttattacaacatgttttatcttctttgtttcttgggttagggttagggttagagttgAAGGCTGAGAGGATACgtgtcaaatttaaaaaagatccTCATAAGCAAACCTCTATGTCTGGCAGAGACAGGGCAAAATTCATCACCTATGACACACTTCATACATTATTCAGCATATTGACAGCTACAATACACACAATAAGCACCGTAAAGAGAACTAAAACTGTCCAAACTGTCCATTTTGAGGAGCATGTGTGAGGTCAGATGTGTAGATTAATGGCACAATCCCAATTTGTCCCTAATTTCTCCTCAGTCGAAAATGTAATTCTGGCAATGTACTACAAAATGCGAGTAAGACCGGTAGTAAGTAACTACTGTCTCTGTTCTCTGATTTCAGGTCAGGTGAACAacacctgcagctgctctgcttaCTGCAATGGAACTGGTGAGTCCTTCATCACCTCGAAATACCACCAGACTGTTATCTAGATAGatacagtttaaaaaatataacTAATGTTGTTAAtcgtttctttattttttagatGCATACtacagttttaaaatgtatataaacGATCCAGAGATGAACGAGTCATACGTCTTATTCCTTGTAAGTTAATGCGAACACGCAGAACATGCATACATATGTCCATTCCATTTTGATGTATTATTGAAGCTCAAGCTATAATCTCTTTAATCGGTACAGATTTCGAAGATACgacaaacaacaaactgttCTCTAAGTGCAGAGTGAGTTTTCCCATTCAGATTTCACATGTTCATCACACACCCTTTCATCcaatgtaaaataaatcagattCTTTGTTCCTTTGCAGTGGTTCATGTCCATTGAACATCGTTGCATCTGAATACAAGGTAATTATCTTACCATTGGATATTATTTTGGCTATAAAGTGAAACTAATCCAAATGTATTCTTGACTTAattgaattacattttcatagTGAGCAATATTCAGCCGGGGACATAAGAAATGTGAAGTTGTGCATTTTCTATACATTTGGGCTACCTGGAGCCATTCCTTTACTCCACCAAAGACATTTTGTAAACTGACATGTTATAATAATGAGTAATGCACTTCATTCAGGAAAATGGCAACTTTTcacaaaaatgcaaacaaagaaactTAATGACCCTTCTCGAGCTGTTTTGTCAAGATTCACTGAAACCTTTgaatacaacacacacaaccctcatgtattgaacatttttattcacttgAGACAGTTTGACTAAAATGTGAATCCCCTTTCAGAGAGCCAATGTGACCTGTGGACTCATTGAAACAAAGTGAGTCTAGCCATATTAAACACTTTTGAAGGAGTAACATTTCTACGCATTGATACAACTGATTAAATCTGTGTTCTTCTCAATTTTCATTCCAGTGTTCAAAGCTGCAGAGCAGTTTTACGCTTTGCCCGTCAGGTTCCTATCTGTGCCGTGTCGAAGGCTTTGACGAATGTGTTTCAGGCCGAAGAACAAATCACTTACAGCGGACTAGTGACCCGAGCAGGTGTGTATATTAACAACAGGACAACAAATCCATACAGTCAGTGTGTCCTGTGAAAAACTTCTCAGTCATGATTTCTTTTTATGTGTCACACAGCAATTTGTGAAAATTCAGCAGCCAGCAACGATCCACTAAACTCCCTGTTCACGTGGTTTAAAGTGAATCTAACGCCTGCTGAACTTTGTCTGGCAAGCGACAATTCTCACCTCCTGAACTGGTTTGTGACTTAAAGACAACTTCGCAAACTCAGTAAACATGATATAAGTTTCACCCAAGATCCtaatttgtctttctttgcagtCAAAATGGAAAAGATTTGGCCTTGCTGTTGAACGAGAGTTGTGTACACCGGCCGTCTACCACATCCAGCCCAAGTGTCACCACATTGCAACCAAACACCACCTTGTCGGTGAATGTAACCTCACCCCCGCTGAACGCAACAACGGAAGCCATGAATACCACCACCGCCGCTAGCGCTAACGTCACAGTGACAAATTCACTCAACAACACAACTTTAACCCCGCTAAACACAACTGAAGCCCTGAATACCACCGCAACCACTGTAAGCTCCAACGCCACATTGACAACAACACTCAACAACACAACTTTAACCCCGCTGAACACAACAACTGAAGCCCTGAATACCACCGCAACCACTGTAAGCTCCAACGCCACAGCGACAACAACCCTCAACAACACAACTACAACCACCGCAAATGAGTCTGTTTCTCTTGCCCCATCAGAGAGCCCAACAACCACCCTATCAGGTGTGTTATCAGCAACATTTGTGTGCaacatttatgttatttttgcATCATTTCAGAGcatctcttttcagtgttgttctttgttgttgACTCCAGCTGACAGCCAAGCCAACGCACTACTTGATCTGACCAGAGACGTGTCCAACCTGAACTCCAGCCAGGTGGAGCAACTGGTGTCTCAGCTGGAGGATCTTTTGTCGGGCCCGACCGTCAGCCTGGAGCTGGGAAACACCTCCGTCCGCATTGTCAGCAATCTGCTGGACGCTTCTCCTGAGGTGCTGGCCACCACCTCCAACAGGTTACTGATGAATTCATCTGGCATTCAATGACATATCGTTGTGGTGTTAAAGAAATGATATGGCGTAACTCAGAAGTTCCAGAccttttttgacttttttatgtTGACAATTTTGTTGCAGACTGCACCCAAGCTGGGAACGTGTACTAACTTAATTCATGTTCTCGTCAGGATCATAGGGATTGTCGATACAGTGGGGTTGAAGCTGGTCCTCGACCAACCGGCTGAGACCATCTTGTCTGAAGCTGTGGCTCTGTCTGTGAAAACAGCAGACGGTACTAACTTCCAGGGAACAGTTTTCTCCATCTCAGACCCCAGTAATGTACAGGTATGTGAGATGAGTAGCCTTGTGTATTACACCTGCGTAACATGTTGATCAGGTAACACAttagagtattttttttatgccagCCTGTGCGATACTGGATATTTTACGGATGcattttttcctcctcagaTTAAGATTGTactttaaaaacatgatgagaCTATAAAATAATGTGTTGTCCCATCTGCGTGGCAGGTCCGTGGGGATCCGAGGCTGAGGAGGAGTGTGAGAACAGACTCCACCATCCCTCAGGGCTCCATCAGGCTGCCCCCCTCTCTGACCCAGGACCTCacctcagaggagcagcagcaggcctcCAGAGTCCAGTTCAATTTCTATCAGAAGAGCACAGTGTTCCAGGTGTCTACAACCATCAAACATCCTCAATTCAAATTTAATTCGCTTGCGTTTATACCCGATTTAGTGTTTAAAaggaaactgattttaaaaatacGCGCTGATACAATGTCTTTACAAACTCTTGTTTCTTGTGTTGTCTCCTCATGGCCATGCAGGACAGATCACTGGGAGAACGTAGACTCAATAGTGGGATCCTGGGCGCGAGCGTGGCCAACCTATCGATCACAGGACTGCAGGAGGATGTTATAATTAACCTGAGGAACACAGAGCCTGTTCCAGTGAGTCTCTCTGATCAATctcaacagagaaaaaaaccaTCATGATGTACCACTAGAGattataaacaaatacaaactcTGTCTTCTCCCAAAACTACAGGCTAATTTTGTGGCTAGATGTGTTTTCTGGGACTTCACATTAAACGGTAAGGTTTTCAACAATATTTATCAGAATTGAGTgaatataaacaaacatgaatgtgAATATGATTCTTCTGTGTTTCTTTACTGTCAGACGGATCAGGTGGTTGGAATTCAAGTGGCTGTTTCGTCCGAAACAGCACTGACAACGAGACGGTCTGCAGCTGCAACCATTTAACCAGTTTTGCTATCCTGCTGGTGCGGAGATGATACTTTTTCTAATTTCCTTCATATGTTTGGTGAAAAATTATCCAAAAATAGTTCTGATCGTACTTAGCACTCTCGCACTAACCTCTTCACAGGACCTCTCCAGAGAGCCTCTCACCAGTCGTGTCCAGGCCACCATCCTCACCTTCATCACATATATCGGCTGCGGAGTCTCCGCCATCTTCCTGTCAGTCACCCTCCTCACCTACTTGGCCTTTGGGTGAGAGCCATAAGATACAATATGCACATCCCACATGTAATAATTACCCTTGAAGAAGCATGCATTGCTGTCCACCACTGCGTCTGTTTTTGATCTGTGATGataaagtttcagtgtttttttaatgtgtgtatgaTTTAGTGTTATCTAGTGGTGACCTGACAGATTGCAACCAAATTGTTTCCCCACTGCTTTTCCAAGTGctgctaaaaacacaaaaataacaaaaggccCTCTCTacagccagtgtttggtttgtccgttctgggctactgtagaaaataTGGCAGTTCAACATGGTGAACTCACTTGAAAGGGAATCAGTTCTTCTTTTAGAAAAGGCTGATTGTAAGATAACAGAAACACAGCCATTCATAATTTCATCTGATTCTAAAAGTATGTAACTGACCACCTGCTGAATTCATACATTCAAAATTATCAGAGTAACTGACTGGTtctgctaactgtggctgctgtTAGTTAAGTCAGTTggccatgcagttagcgttcgaGATTATTTCATACAATTCTGTTGCTAATTACCAAATTACCAAATTTCTAACAGCAGACCACATTTTAACCATGtgggggcgccgtttagctcagttggtagagcgggcgtcccatgtgccgatgCTCTGCAGCGGATCCGGGTTCGATTCACggcctttgctgcatgtcactccccctctctctccccctgtttcctgtcatatcttcagctgtactatcaataaaagccataaaaaaaggccaaaaaaaataaataaattttgAACCATGTGACTGTACAAAGAAACAAGGATCATGGTAACAGCATACAGAAAACTGAGTTCACAAATGGATGTGACTTGCAATTCAGAATGAAAACTAGAATATTTTGTCACAGCACCTTTTTTAAAACCCACTGAGATGTTTTGTGTTCTCTGAACCTTTGAAACACTGCAGGAAGTTGCGTAAAGACATTCCATCCAAAATCCTGATCCAGCTGTGCCTGGCCCTGCTGATGCTGAACCTGGTCTTCCTGGTGGACGCCTGGCTGGCGCTCTACCCGGAGGCCGAGGGCCTCTGCATCTCCACCGCCTGGTTCCTCCACTACTTCCTGCTGGCTACCTTCACCTGGATGGGACTTGAGGCGGTCCACATGTACCTGGCCCTGGTGAAAGTCTTCAACAGCTACATATCGCGCTACATGCTTAAGTTCTCGCTGGTCGGCTGGGGTGTCCCGATGATTGTGGTCATTATTGTCATCGCGATAGACAAGGATAACTACGGCCTGGTCTCCTATGGGAGATTTACTGATGGCACCAGTGATGACTTGTGAGTCCAAAAATATTCCACAAGGTGCATGAAATACAACCTCCCCAAAACAAACCTTTTGATAACCTCCTATCCTTGTCTTCTCccacagctgctggctgaaaAATGACATTGCTTTTTATGTGGCAGTGGTGGCCTACTTCTGCGTCATTTTCCTGTTTAACTTCGTCATGTTCATCGTGGTGTTGATCCAGCTGTGTCGGATAAAGAGGCAGAACCCTCACAATTCGCTTCACCGCAGCACGCTGCAGGATGCGCGCAGTGTGGCGGGGATAACCCTCCTCCTGGGCCTCACTTGGGGCTTCGCCTTTTTTGCCTGGGGGCCCGTTAACCTGGCGTTCATGTACCTCTTTGCCATTTTTAACTCCTTGCAAGGTGAgttgattaaaggagaacttcggtcgatttaaacatgcagcttcattgctcaagctacccttgacttgccagtaccgaagacgcgaacaaatttggtccaaccattacagagctccgtgaacgaagacttagcattgaacgctaacagcatggggtcagaactttacactgtgttttaagtgtcttaacatgctccacatctcacaccaaaagttatgcaacatcagcagacaccttacaacacagcactgtagcgtgtatgactcaaaatgaataaaaaagtgaataaaatgtgtttgtgcaaggagctacttacctgtttgttgacatccgtgtgttccggtagctagaccaaactagcatatccactgagtgtgcacttaacaggcttaacgggctattgtaaggctaatggctcatgacaggctgtaacatggacatgtacattatgaacataaacacgaaaatgctggattacgtttccgtctccgccagtgagggagtaagtgcacgctcaacggattgactagtttggtctagctaccggaacacacggatgtcaacaaacaggcaagtagctccttgcacaaacacactgttttaactacttttttattcagtttgagtcatacacgctacagtgctgtgtgctaaggtgtctgctgatgttgcataacttttggtgtgagatgtggagcatgttaagatgcttaaaacacagtgtaaagttctgaccccatgctgttagcgttcaatgctaagtctccgttcacagagctctgtaatggttggaccaaatttgttcgcgtcttcggtactggcaagtcaagggtagcttgagcaatgaagctgcatgtttaaatcgaccgaagttctcctttaatttcacATTAAAGTGGGTCCATTAAAACCCGGGTAGggtccatttttttaaatcatgagGGCTCCACAGCAAGAAGTGTATttaaggagacctattatgcttgtgttcaggttcatcatttttttaaatgctttaatgcacagaaatgtattttgagttattttaaggtaaacaAAATGTTCCATATTGTTACTTTAAATAACTCAAACTGTgggtcaaaacaaaacattggtACTGAGTAAAGTCAACCCAGTACAGGTCTCTGTATGACCAAGACTATGTACATCATTGATATCAGTTTTGTTAGCATTATATAAAAGAATTGCTGAAATCTGCAAAGATGGCAAACGCACTTCAATGAAACCAGCCTGATGGCAAGAAATACAATCAGACGGTTGGGGAAACTTGCCAACGCTTTAGCCAGATTATCTAAACCCCCTTGATTTGGAGATGAAACAGAAGCAAGGGCTCACAAGGCAAAAATTACAGTAGTAATCCCTCATTGCATAAGAAGATGCGTGTGTGCACAACTTTGGCAAGCACAGGAGGCAGAAACTGATGGAGCGAGACATCCCGTAAAATGCAATTGATGTTTACAGTGGATGGTTCAGGTTATAGTTTTAGCGTTTGCCTTCAAAATAAGCCATACTTCAGTCAGTGAAAGTGTAGACATCTAAAGGAAAATCATCTGTTCCAAAAGTGCAGgtgtaaaataattaaaaatgacaaactcAAACTGTGAATGACGTTTACATAAAGCCGACCGAGTTCCTTTTTTTCATTGGCTTTCATGTCCCAAAGACACTGGACTCCACACTGTGAGAGGTTTGGCTCGTCATCAAAAAATGCTGCTTCTGTCCTGCAGGTTTCTTCATATTTGTGTTCCACTGTGCG
This genomic window from Sparus aurata chromosome 13, fSpaAur1.1, whole genome shotgun sequence contains:
- the LOC115593709 gene encoding A-agglutinin anchorage subunit-like isoform X1, producing MYRENEDRVMSAPGVRSDGFSCRHMFAPLVRGTKPGSCVKHLCWLLVILLIGQASCNQTSAAPATIPATTDAQTSVYYFVDITVDVKGEERDETEIKAWLVQVFQNNLESCVSPNNESTTAPPTSTHTNETTLMTTATTIQSFNTTTATTVLTSNDTTTATIVLTSNNTTPASTSNTFNSNNTTPASTSTTLTSNNTTPVSTLTTLKSNNTSPVSTLTTLKSNNTSPVSTLTTLKSNNTTPVSTSTTFNSNNTTPASTLTTLKSNNTTPVSTSTTFNSNNTTPASTLTTLKSNNTNPVAISTTLQTVSTTAAATTTTLQPSSTTSLLDPSVTTQAPGGGGNVKPTKKPNPSGNKQRIAREIHGNVTEASGNSNGITTGLYQDMEVNCAMKTAIRNTNCTVMLKLRQSVPPCCILRTLCAASVTSSDIRVVGRKADRTSQLKTVCNSNPQEEKTCSYKGPTGGSCEVSGSAYVVQQSNSTHCGAGER
- the LOC115593709 gene encoding A-agglutinin anchorage subunit-like isoform X2: MYYFVDITVDVKGEERDETEIKAWLVQVFQNNLESCVSPNNESTTAPPTSTHTNETTLMTTATTIQSFNTTTATTVLTSNDTTTATIVLTSNNTTPASTSNTFNSNNTTPASTSTTLTSNNTTPVSTLTTLKSNNTSPVSTLTTLKSNNTSPVSTLTTLKSNNTTPVSTSTTFNSNNTTPASTLTTLKSNNTTPVSTSTTFNSNNTTPASTLTTLKSNNTNPVAISTTLQTVSTTAAATTTTLQPSSTTSLLDPSVTTQAPGGGGNVKPTKKPNPSGNKQRIAREIHGNVTEASGNSNGITTGLYQDMEVNCAMKTAIRNTNCTVMLKLRQSVPPCCILRTLCAASVTSSDIRVVGRKADRTSQLKTVCNSNPQEEKTCSYKGPTGGSCEVSGSAYVVQQSNSTHCGAGER
- the LOC115594163 gene encoding adhesion G-protein coupled receptor G2-like gives rise to the protein MYINDPEMNESYVLFLISKIRQTTNCSLSADGSCPLNIVASEYKRANVTCGLIETNVQSCRAVLRFARQVPICAVSKALTNVFQAEEQITYSGLVTRAAICENSAASNDPLNSLFTWFKVNLTPAELCLASDNSHLLNCQNGKDLALLLNESCVHRPSTTSSPSVTTLQPNTTLSVNVTSPPLNATTEAMNTTTAASANVTVTNSLNNTTLTPLNTTEALNTTATTVSSNATLTTTLNNTTLTPLNTTTEALNTTATTVSSNATATTTLNNTTTTTANESVSLAPSESPTTTLSADSQANALLDLTRDVSNLNSSQVEQLVSQLEDLLSGPTVSLELGNTSVRIVSNLLDASPEVLATTSNRIIGIVDTVGLKLVLDQPAETILSEAVALSVKTADGTNFQGTVFSISDPSNVQVRGDPRLRRSVRTDSTIPQGSIRLPPSLTQDLTSEEQQQASRVQFNFYQKSTVFQDRSLGERRLNSGILGASVANLSITGLQEDVIINLRNTEPVPANFVARCVFWDFTLNDGSGGWNSSGCFVRNSTDNETVCSCNHLTSFAILLDLSREPLTSRVQATILTFITYIGCGVSAIFLSVTLLTYLAFGKLRKDIPSKILIQLCLALLMLNLVFLVDAWLALYPEAEGLCISTAWFLHYFLLATFTWMGLEAVHMYLALVKVFNSYISRYMLKFSLVGWGVPMIVVIIVIAIDKDNYGLVSYGRFTDGTSDDFCWLKNDIAFYVAVVAYFCVIFLFNFVMFIVVLIQLCRIKRQNPHNSLHRSTLQDARSVAGITLLLGLTWGFAFFAWGPVNLAFMYLFAIFNSLQGFFIFVFHCAVKENVRRQWRTYLCCGKMRLAENSEWSRTATQKTMKKASVTRLTSLNSSNSNNSSGSSSFLVSESSEQINGIGSPFDDRTITADEDPSSDVVLNEINRQYRNQQAP